The Embleya scabrispora genome contains the following window.
GCCAGCGGGCGGTGGGGCATCGCGCTGGGCCAGGCGCTCAGCACCTCGCCGTCGTGGATGAGCGCGCACACCTCCCATTCGGTGCCGCCGAGGTACTGCTCGACCATGAAGTCCCGGGCGGCGAGGTCGATGTCCCGCACCGCGTCCCGGCCGCGCAGCAGGTGGGTGTCGACGCAGGCGAACGAGTCCACCGGCTTGAGGACGAGCGGCCAGCCGTGTTCGGCGGCGAACCGCTCCACCTCGGCCGCCGACCGCACCCGGTCGAAGGCGGCGGTACGCAGGCCGAGTTCGCGAAATCGCCGCTTCATCGCGGCCTTGTCGCGCACCCAGGCCACCTGGTGTTCGCCGAGGTGGGGCAACCCGGCCAGGGCGGCGAAGCGCTGTGCGACGTGCTGACGCGGCTCGGAGGGGTTGCAGAACCGGGTGGGTGGCGTGGGCAGTTCGGCGGCCCACTCCCGGTAGCGCCTGGCCTCCTCTGCCAGGGGCGCCCCCTCGCGAACCCAGAACGCCGGCAGGTGCGCGGTCTCGCTCAGGTAGTCCTCCCGCAGATCGCCACGCGCCTCGGCGAACCGCAGCAGGACCAGTTCCTGGGGCAACGCCCGCGCCGCGTAGCGGGTGAACGAGGAGGCACGGTCGTCCACCATCAGCAGCGCGGGCGCCCGCCCCGTGCTCACACCGCCTCCAGGACGCGTCGGATCGCCTTGACCGCGGCGACCTGTTCCGCTTCCGGCAACTCCGGGGCCAGCGGCACACACAGCGTGCGGTCCAACCGGTCGCGGGTACGGGCGAATCCGTCGTGGCTGAGCATGAGCGAGCCCTCGGGGGCGAAATTCCACGGGAAGCCGTCGGCGTAGATCGAGCGGCGGCCGGTGAGTACCGGATGCTCCGGCAACAGGTATTTGTTCAGCGTCCAGTTGGCGATGCCCTCGGCGGTCAGCGCGGCCACGGCGGCGTCGCGCAGGGCGCGGTCGCGGCAGCGGAAGCGCAGGCTGACCTTCGCGTCGCCCGCCGCGCGCGGCCGTACCTCCAGGTCCGCACGGTCCGGCAGGTCCCGCATCGCGATGGCGTACATGCGCTCCAGCCCCTCGAGGAGCTCGTCGAGGTGGCGGAACTGCTGGCACTGGACCGCGGCGACCTGCTCGCCGGTGACGAAGTTCTCGCCGTAGTGGGCGTCTTCGTTCCAGGTGGGATAGCGCCCGGGCACCCGCGCCGAGCCGTGGTCGTGGTAGCGGCGCATCGCCGCCCAGGCCTGCTCGTCGTTGCTGATCACCAACCCGCCCTCGCCCGAGGTGAGGATCTTGTTGTGGTGGAAGCTGAAGGTCCCCGCGTAGCCCGCGGTCCCCACCGAACGGCCGTCCGGGAAGCGGGCGCCGAGGGACTGGGCGCAGTCCTCGATGAGATACGGCACGCCCTCGGGCAGCGTGGCCACCGTGCCCTCCATGTGGGCCACGATCACCCGTTCGGCGTCGGCCGGCAGCAGCGTGGGGTCCAGCGACAACGAGTCGTCGGCGTCCACCAGTACCGGGATCAGCCCGCAGGACAACACCGCGCCGGCCACCGCCACGAACGTGACGGCCGGCATGTACACCCGGTCCCCGATGCGCGGGCGGGTGGCGATCAGCGCGAGCCTCAGCGCCTCGGTGCAGTTGTGTACGGCCAACGTGTGGGCTGCGCCCAGGCGTTCGCAGGTGACCCGCTCCAACCGCGAGGCCATGCTCTCGGTCTCGGTCTGGTAGCGGAACAACACCCGGTGGTCGATGACCTCCCGCAGCTCCGTCATGTCGGACCAGTCGAGCCAGTTCGCGCCGTAGGGCAGGAAGCGCTGTCCCAGTCGCTTGTCCAGGGTCATTGCGCGTCCGCCTCCGTGATCGGGTACA
Protein-coding sequences here:
- a CDS encoding ATP-grasp domain-containing protein; the encoded protein is MSTGRAPALLMVDDRASSFTRYAARALPQELVLLRFAEARGDLREDYLSETAHLPAFWVREGAPLAEEARRYREWAAELPTPPTRFCNPSEPRQHVAQRFAALAGLPHLGEHQVAWVRDKAAMKRRFRELGLRTAAFDRVRSAAEVERFAAEHGWPLVLKPVDSFACVDTHLLRGRDAVRDIDLAARDFMVEQYLGGTEWEVCALIHDGEVLSAWPSAMPHRPLAIVDGAMNANISVATDEGPAVDLPDLLQRIVTGMGIDHGYAHMEFFVVDGQVYAGEIGIRLAGCEIPANHGHAYGFDVFAATLDVYLGRRPRLDYRERRCAGDLLLPLPGSGTVRRVTSADELLRLPGVVDAVVRAGVGDSVTARRASHNASGHVHVVGESIGQVEQRMRAVLDAFTIEVAPVREPDPVSG
- a CDS encoding DegT/DnrJ/EryC1/StrS family aminotransferase — its product is MTLDKRLGQRFLPYGANWLDWSDMTELREVIDHRVLFRYQTETESMASRLERVTCERLGAAHTLAVHNCTEALRLALIATRPRIGDRVYMPAVTFVAVAGAVLSCGLIPVLVDADDSLSLDPTLLPADAERVIVAHMEGTVATLPEGVPYLIEDCAQSLGARFPDGRSVGTAGYAGTFSFHHNKILTSGEGGLVISNDEQAWAAMRRYHDHGSARVPGRYPTWNEDAHYGENFVTGEQVAAVQCQQFRHLDELLEGLERMYAIAMRDLPDRADLEVRPRAAGDAKVSLRFRCRDRALRDAAVAALTAEGIANWTLNKYLLPEHPVLTGRRSIYADGFPWNFAPEGSLMLSHDGFARTRDRLDRTLCVPLAPELPEAEQVAAVKAIRRVLEAV